One part of the Myxococcales bacterium genome encodes these proteins:
- a CDS encoding peptidoglycan-binding protein — MALQKSLKSAGFLEGPEQSLSGRLDAKTEQALRAYQRAHDLPATGLPDRATAASLGLDPEQLFKSAPTDE; from the coding sequence ATGGCTCTGCAAAAGAGCCTGAAGAGCGCAGGCTTTCTCGAGGGCCCGGAGCAAAGCCTGTCCGGCCGCCTCGACGCAAAGACAGAACAGGCCCTTCGCGCGTATCAGCGCGCACACGATCTCCCCGCGACGGGCCTCCCCGACAGGGCCACCGCGGCGTCTCTCGGACTCGACCCCGAGCAGCTCTTCAAGTCCGCTCCCACCGACGAGTAG
- a CDS encoding PKD domain-containing protein, with amino-acid sequence MIRMSMFRALAALVVIATLGACSGEKPRRPGDLGAVGLAIKLSETVTVNTVRYSITGASLAPLEGNIEVSDPGATISALIDVPAGVGYTIELAAVSTDLGTTCLGEAGFDVVAGQTTSLAIVLQCQGEEGAGSVAVEAVFNNCPVASDLVVAPRTVGVGGKLMVSGAASDSDAADTLTYAWTASGGGTFAATNVGSTSFACAVAGTHELTFTVSDGKCVDSRTVSVTCTP; translated from the coding sequence ATGATTCGCATGTCTATGTTTCGAGCCCTTGCCGCCCTGGTGGTGATCGCCACGCTGGGTGCCTGCTCTGGAGAGAAGCCACGGCGTCCGGGAGACCTCGGCGCGGTGGGCCTTGCCATCAAGCTGTCGGAGACGGTGACGGTGAACACCGTGCGCTACTCGATCACCGGTGCTTCGCTGGCACCGCTCGAGGGCAACATCGAGGTGAGCGATCCCGGCGCCACCATCAGCGCCCTCATCGACGTGCCCGCAGGCGTCGGATACACCATCGAGCTGGCGGCCGTCTCCACCGACCTCGGCACGACCTGTCTGGGTGAGGCGGGCTTCGACGTGGTCGCGGGGCAAACGACCTCGCTCGCCATCGTCCTGCAATGCCAAGGGGAAGAGGGCGCAGGCTCTGTCGCCGTCGAGGCGGTCTTCAACAACTGCCCCGTGGCCTCCGACCTCGTCGTGGCGCCTCGCACGGTGGGCGTGGGCGGCAAGCTCATGGTCTCCGGCGCTGCGTCCGACAGCGACGCCGCGGACACGCTCACCTACGCCTGGACCGCCTCGGGCGGTGGCACGTTCGCAGCCACGAACGTGGGCAGCACGTCCTTTGCTTGCGCGGTCGCCGGAACGCACGAGCTGACCTTCACGGTCTCGGACGGCAAGTGCGTGGATAGCCGCACGGTCAGCGTGACCTGCACCCCCTGA
- a CDS encoding DUF748 domain-containing protein: MSIVTRFSKLGRRHVIIRLAKILVLATAAYGAVGFGLVPLVARRLASSQLSKRLGRTVQIDHLRMNPFALSVTIEGFRVLEADGQSPFVEWRQLYVNAELSSAFRLAPVLRQIRLDGLRLHVARLHATPGAYADLDAYNVSDLFRRLAPVDGAALPKTSPHEADAVAPTRAAEPAARFSFNNIELVDAALTFEDRPTGKRHGLTELNLAIPFVSNLPVHVENLVQPGLRVRVDGAPFAIKGQTKPFKETQESNVDLRIDDLDLTQYLAYVPLPLPAVVASAFLDLDLHAAFARTKTPTFVVKGRVALERIAVRDQRGAPLLDLSQLEVVVGKADVGALDVVVDQVNITGLGLEVERGVDGRLNLETLKPPAAPPRAPSRTPTAALARITVARGALADAKIHFRDRTVTPAFEVDLAPTLTVHNLSTIPGERGRLEAQLASSVGVSLASSTSIQLEPLALEGRVTLEALRLAAFAPYVTPLAALTVRRGAVRAGATYQLMNQGGAPALGLEGAFFTLSDVALQADGAKANFFELETLAIEQVKLDPKARSLSVGKLASKSLRLDAERAADGTSSLLALIKAPPQGAGSTAGAGPPAPATEPAPPAEPAWSLALGEALVSDWNVRLVDKTTRPAARLVLDLREASARGFSTEANRKGRFEVQLALNKRGRLQVSGDAAIQPLALDARLTLSDLALVPFFPYAAQAVNLKLTEGALGVKGRVQLQVPETGPKLRFTGDVNIAEVATVDPSGTRELLSFFGLDLRRIDASFDESAQPPLRLTMAEGVLSGLSANVELSPEGTLNVTALTPAEAKPDAPTTPAPAAPTKPSPEASAAPMPLSVARFALTNAKIRYTDSSVRPAYATELTNLNATLENLSTSPEARTRLTLFGVIDKSGTLEVRGVATPLAKAPSLDLQVEVKEVELPPASPFSGKYVGYTIAKGKLGLKLAYTLADKQLEAQNNLIVDQLSFGEKVESPDATNLPVRFAVALLKDRHGVIDLSVPISGSLDDPNFKIGAAIFKVLGNLIVKAAVSPFSLIASAFEGDDESSFVVFDPGADVLTAKAIQKLSMLSKALQDRPGVSLELEGHADAAKDRSALRQRLVELKLKQAKFEDLEKQGEAPKTADEVVLAGPEHTELVRRVYVKEPFTKPKTFWGGVKEAPVDVMEKAIADHIRIDDGELERLATRRALAVKQTMTKQAPELAPRLFLVSPRLNPENRKLSHAAEFKFKRD, encoded by the coding sequence ATGTCGATCGTCACGCGCTTCTCCAAGCTTGGTCGCCGCCACGTCATCATCAGGCTGGCCAAAATCCTGGTACTCGCCACCGCCGCATACGGGGCCGTGGGCTTTGGGCTCGTGCCCCTCGTCGCCCGACGGTTGGCCTCGTCACAGCTCTCGAAGCGCCTGGGAAGAACGGTCCAAATCGACCACCTGCGCATGAACCCCTTCGCGCTTTCCGTCACGATCGAAGGGTTCAGGGTGCTCGAAGCCGATGGGCAGTCCCCCTTCGTGGAATGGAGGCAGCTTTACGTCAACGCCGAACTGTCCTCGGCTTTTCGCTTGGCGCCCGTCCTGCGGCAGATCCGCCTCGACGGGCTGCGCCTTCACGTGGCGCGCCTCCACGCGACCCCCGGAGCCTACGCTGACCTCGATGCGTACAACGTCTCCGACCTCTTCCGCCGCCTTGCCCCGGTTGACGGCGCCGCCCTACCCAAAACTTCACCGCACGAGGCGGACGCAGTCGCCCCAACGCGCGCCGCAGAGCCCGCCGCGCGCTTTTCGTTCAACAACATCGAGCTCGTCGACGCCGCCTTGACCTTCGAGGATCGGCCCACGGGCAAGCGCCACGGCCTCACCGAGCTCAACCTGGCGATCCCCTTCGTCTCGAATCTGCCGGTTCACGTCGAGAACCTCGTTCAGCCTGGCCTGCGGGTGCGCGTCGACGGGGCGCCGTTCGCGATCAAGGGTCAAACGAAGCCCTTCAAGGAAACCCAGGAGAGTAACGTGGACCTGCGCATCGACGATCTCGACCTCACCCAGTACCTCGCCTATGTGCCCCTGCCCCTACCTGCCGTGGTCGCTTCGGCGTTTCTCGATCTCGATCTTCACGCGGCCTTCGCACGCACGAAGACGCCCACGTTCGTAGTCAAGGGCCGCGTGGCCCTCGAGCGTATCGCGGTCCGCGACCAGCGGGGCGCGCCCCTGCTCGATCTCTCCCAGCTGGAAGTGGTCGTGGGCAAGGCGGACGTGGGGGCGCTCGACGTCGTGGTCGACCAAGTCAACATCACAGGTCTAGGGCTCGAGGTCGAACGGGGCGTTGACGGACGCCTCAACCTGGAGACGCTGAAGCCCCCCGCCGCGCCGCCACGAGCGCCCTCCCGAACGCCCACAGCCGCGCTTGCTCGCATCACCGTCGCACGCGGGGCGCTCGCCGATGCCAAGATTCACTTTCGCGATCGCACGGTCACACCTGCCTTCGAGGTCGACCTCGCGCCCACCCTGACCGTGCACAATCTGTCCACGATCCCGGGAGAGCGGGGCCGTCTCGAAGCCCAGCTGGCATCGAGCGTGGGCGTCTCTTTGGCGAGCAGCACCTCGATTCAGCTCGAGCCTTTGGCGCTCGAGGGCCGTGTCACGCTCGAAGCGCTTCGCCTTGCAGCCTTCGCGCCCTACGTGACCCCTCTCGCAGCGCTCACAGTGCGCCGGGGCGCAGTGCGAGCGGGCGCCACCTACCAGCTCATGAACCAAGGCGGCGCGCCGGCGCTCGGGCTCGAGGGAGCCTTCTTCACGCTCTCAGACGTGGCGCTGCAGGCGGACGGCGCCAAGGCAAACTTCTTCGAGCTCGAGACGCTGGCCATCGAGCAGGTCAAACTCGACCCGAAAGCCCGCAGCTTGTCGGTGGGAAAGCTGGCCTCGAAATCCCTCCGCCTCGATGCCGAGCGGGCCGCGGACGGAACCTCGAGCCTGCTCGCGCTCATCAAGGCACCACCACAGGGCGCGGGAAGCACAGCCGGTGCAGGCCCGCCTGCCCCCGCGACAGAGCCCGCACCACCCGCCGAGCCCGCCTGGTCGCTTGCGCTTGGTGAAGCGCTCGTGTCGGACTGGAACGTGCGCCTCGTCGACAAAACCACGCGCCCTGCCGCGCGGCTGGTGCTCGACCTGCGTGAGGCCTCGGCCCGCGGCTTTTCGACCGAAGCCAACCGCAAGGGCCGCTTCGAGGTCCAGTTGGCCTTGAACAAGCGAGGCCGGCTCCAGGTGTCCGGCGACGCCGCGATTCAGCCCCTCGCGCTCGATGCCAGGCTGACCCTGAGCGATCTGGCCTTGGTGCCGTTTTTCCCCTACGCCGCCCAGGCGGTGAACCTGAAGCTCACCGAAGGCGCCCTGGGCGTCAAGGGCAGGGTTCAGCTGCAAGTGCCCGAGACGGGGCCCAAACTTCGCTTCACGGGCGACGTGAACATTGCCGAGGTTGCCACGGTCGACCCGAGCGGTACACGCGAGCTTCTCAGCTTTTTCGGACTCGACCTGCGCCGCATCGACGCCTCCTTCGACGAAAGCGCACAGCCTCCCCTCCGGCTGACCATGGCCGAAGGGGTGCTCTCCGGGCTTTCCGCCAACGTGGAGCTTTCGCCCGAGGGCACCTTGAACGTCACCGCCTTGACCCCCGCCGAGGCCAAGCCCGACGCGCCGACAACCCCGGCCCCGGCGGCACCCACCAAACCCAGCCCCGAAGCGTCCGCAGCGCCGATGCCCCTCTCCGTAGCGCGCTTCGCCCTCACCAACGCAAAGATTAGGTACACGGACAGCAGCGTCCGCCCCGCCTACGCCACCGAGCTCACCAACCTGAACGCCACGCTCGAGAACCTGTCGACCAGCCCCGAAGCACGCACCCGCCTTACCCTCTTCGGCGTCATCGACAAGTCGGGAACGCTCGAGGTGCGCGGCGTCGCCACGCCTCTCGCCAAAGCGCCTTCGCTCGACCTGCAGGTTGAGGTCAAGGAAGTCGAGCTGCCTCCTGCCAGCCCGTTTTCGGGAAAGTACGTCGGCTATACGATCGCAAAGGGAAAGCTCGGGCTGAAGCTGGCCTACACTCTTGCGGACAAGCAGCTCGAGGCCCAAAACAACTTGATCGTCGACCAGCTCTCGTTCGGGGAGAAGGTCGAAAGTCCTGATGCCACCAACCTGCCGGTGCGCTTCGCCGTGGCGCTGCTGAAGGATCGCCACGGCGTCATCGATCTCAGCGTTCCCATCTCGGGGTCCCTCGACGACCCCAACTTCAAGATAGGCGCGGCGATCTTCAAGGTTCTCGGCAACCTGATCGTCAAAGCGGCGGTTTCCCCGTTTTCGCTCATCGCCTCGGCGTTCGAGGGAGACGACGAATCTTCGTTCGTGGTCTTCGACCCCGGCGCGGATGTCTTGACGGCCAAGGCGATCCAAAAGCTGTCGATGCTCTCGAAGGCCTTGCAAGACAGGCCCGGCGTTTCACTCGAGCTCGAAGGCCACGCGGACGCCGCCAAAGACCGTTCCGCCTTGCGGCAGCGCCTGGTCGAGCTGAAGTTGAAGCAAGCGAAGTTCGAGGACCTCGAAAAACAGGGCGAGGCCCCGAAGACGGCGGATGAGGTCGTGCTGGCCGGCCCCGAACACACGGAGCTCGTTCGCCGCGTCTACGTCAAGGAGCCCTTCACCAAACCAAAGACCTTCTGGGGAGGGGTGAAAGAGGCGCCCGTCGACGTCATGGAGAAGGCGATCGCCGACCACATCCGCATCGACGACGGAGAGCTGGAGCGGCTCGCCACCCGCAGGGCGCTTGCCGTCAAGCAAACCATGACCAAGCAAGCGCCCGAGCTCGCACCCCGCCTCTTCCTGGTCTCGCCGCGCCTCAACCCCGAAAACCGCAAGTTGAGTCACGCGGCCGAGTTCAAGTTCAAGCGGGACTGA
- a CDS encoding PhoX family phosphatase — MNHKKHDLEESQAIAQADSRDANGEYFGNVMRERIARRSLLKGFGAATGAAMVPAIFSAKQAQAADHGARLTFSPILPNGLDAITVPAGYTHNVVVAWGDPLFPGVPGFDVNAQSPAVQAQQFGFNCDFIVQMPLPPWFTRPSRLRSWALGVQFRRLFTKPTRRALLWVNHEYTSGFEMFPGYTDAAPTADQVNIELAAHGGSLVTIENTAQGWVVDKTSPFNRRITGETPMAIDGPAAGSLLLQTSTDPTGRSVKGMLNNCGGGFTPWGTILTAEENFDQYFANRAGASADKQALYARLAAPSGASERKWERFHDRFDLGKEPNEYAKFGYVVEIDPYDPTSTPVKHTALGRTKHEAASSTLSKAGNAVVYSGDDARFEYLYKFVSAGQFNPTDRDANMSLLSEGTLYVAKFNADGSGVWLPLVAGQGPLTAAAGFPTQAEVCVNTRKAADLMGATKMDRPEDVDVSPVTGKVYMACTNNSARNAVAADAGEVKANPRLGNRWGHVIEISEANADNGSQTFSWEILLLCGDPAIASQGSYFAGFDPSRVSKISCPDNLDFDQDGNLWIATDGMPNSPGFTGLNDGIFAVPVEGPDRGYVRQFLSSVPGAEVASLKHSTDDRTLFACIQHPGEGGGLPNTLSSWPDNTNTPPRPAVVAVRHLANRKIGS, encoded by the coding sequence ATGAACCACAAAAAGCATGATCTCGAGGAGAGCCAGGCAATCGCCCAGGCGGATTCTCGAGACGCCAACGGTGAATACTTCGGCAACGTCATGCGGGAGCGTATCGCACGCCGCTCGCTGCTCAAGGGCTTCGGCGCAGCAACGGGTGCCGCCATGGTGCCCGCGATCTTCTCGGCCAAGCAAGCCCAGGCCGCCGATCACGGGGCACGCCTGACGTTCTCGCCGATTCTCCCGAACGGTCTCGACGCCATCACCGTTCCCGCCGGCTACACGCACAACGTGGTGGTGGCCTGGGGCGATCCGCTCTTCCCGGGCGTGCCTGGGTTCGACGTCAATGCGCAGTCGCCTGCGGTGCAGGCCCAGCAGTTCGGCTTCAACTGCGACTTCATCGTGCAGATGCCCCTGCCGCCCTGGTTCACACGCCCCTCGCGCTTGCGTTCGTGGGCGCTCGGCGTTCAGTTCCGGCGCCTGTTCACGAAGCCCACCCGTCGGGCTTTGTTGTGGGTGAACCACGAGTACACCTCGGGCTTCGAAATGTTCCCCGGCTACACGGATGCCGCCCCCACCGCCGACCAGGTCAACATCGAGCTGGCCGCGCACGGTGGCTCCTTGGTGACGATCGAGAACACCGCCCAGGGCTGGGTCGTCGACAAGACCTCCCCGTTCAACCGCCGCATCACGGGCGAGACCCCCATGGCGATCGACGGCCCCGCCGCCGGCAGCCTGCTGTTGCAGACCAGCACGGATCCCACGGGCCGTTCGGTCAAGGGCATGCTGAACAACTGCGGGGGTGGCTTCACCCCCTGGGGCACCATCCTGACCGCGGAAGAAAACTTCGACCAGTACTTCGCCAACCGCGCCGGCGCCAGCGCCGACAAACAAGCGCTCTACGCGCGCCTGGCCGCCCCTTCGGGCGCCTCCGAGCGCAAGTGGGAGCGTTTCCACGATCGCTTCGATCTCGGCAAGGAGCCCAACGAGTACGCCAAGTTCGGCTACGTCGTGGAGATTGATCCTTACGACCCCACGTCGACGCCGGTCAAACACACGGCCCTTGGCCGCACCAAGCACGAAGCCGCAAGCTCCACGCTCAGCAAGGCCGGAAACGCCGTGGTCTATAGCGGCGACGACGCCCGCTTCGAGTACCTCTACAAGTTCGTCTCGGCCGGGCAGTTCAACCCCACCGATCGCGACGCCAACATGAGCTTGCTCTCCGAGGGCACGCTCTACGTGGCGAAGTTCAACGCGGATGGCTCTGGTGTGTGGCTGCCGCTCGTGGCCGGACAGGGCCCGCTCACCGCGGCCGCTGGGTTCCCGACCCAGGCCGAGGTGTGTGTGAACACGCGGAAGGCCGCGGATCTCATGGGCGCGACCAAGATGGACCGCCCGGAAGACGTGGACGTCAGCCCCGTCACAGGCAAGGTGTACATGGCGTGCACCAACAACTCGGCGCGCAACGCCGTGGCTGCCGATGCGGGCGAGGTGAAGGCCAACCCGCGCCTCGGCAACCGCTGGGGCCACGTGATTGAGATCAGCGAGGCGAACGCCGACAACGGCTCCCAGACGTTCAGCTGGGAGATCCTGCTGCTCTGTGGCGACCCCGCCATCGCCAGCCAGGGCAGCTACTTCGCCGGGTTCGATCCGAGCCGGGTCAGCAAGATCTCCTGCCCGGACAACCTGGACTTCGATCAGGACGGAAACCTCTGGATCGCCACCGACGGCATGCCGAACAGCCCAGGCTTCACGGGCCTGAACGACGGCATCTTCGCGGTGCCGGTGGAGGGGCCCGACCGCGGGTACGTGCGCCAGTTCTTGAGCAGCGTTCCCGGCGCCGAGGTGGCCAGCCTCAAACACTCGACCGATGACCGCACCTTGTTCGCTTGCATCCAGCACCCAGGAGAAGGCGGGGGCTTGCCCAATACCCTTTCGTCCTGGCCCGACAACACCAACACCCCCCCTCGTCCGGCCGTCGTGGCCGTGCGGCACCTCGCCAATCGCAAGATCGGCAGCTGA
- a CDS encoding serine/threonine protein kinase — MPQADTETSVDDERARTVFVKDLAPTAAAPASGSFASQFGRYWLLERLGRGGMAEVWKACVGDVKNPEGFLVIKKILPQFARSAYFVSLFRDESRLSARLTHPNVVRVYGRGVIGGIDYLAMEHLDGVDLGTILVRLRRLNGKVPPSVAAFIACEVARALAYAHKLCDESGEPMNLIHRDVSPENIMLLRDGRVKLLDFGIALFDQRSPRSITQAKTFKGKAAYSSPEQVAGDIIDDRSDVFSLGVVMWEMLTGQRLFGGGDHATTVSRLMRAEIPPVSRFAPTVFPTLEVVVQRALSRSLGRRYQSAHAMVKDLEAILIAHPLDAQQLHKTIEGAPLTEAAPALAEGDPRRAAACLPPARDGHTSFGAASARRGIRLTLCLAALVVAGLAAWPFTAKGRRLFDEQALELRPYAPKPPPAAPADARNSPPTVRPLAR; from the coding sequence ATGCCCCAGGCTGACACAGAGACATCGGTGGACGACGAGCGGGCCCGTACGGTCTTCGTTAAGGATCTCGCCCCCACGGCGGCCGCGCCCGCCTCCGGCAGCTTCGCCTCTCAGTTCGGGCGCTACTGGCTCCTCGAACGGCTTGGCCGGGGCGGCATGGCGGAGGTGTGGAAGGCCTGTGTGGGAGACGTCAAAAATCCCGAGGGCTTTCTCGTCATCAAGAAGATCCTTCCCCAGTTCGCCCGTTCCGCCTACTTCGTCAGTCTATTTCGGGACGAATCCCGGCTGAGCGCGCGGCTCACCCATCCCAATGTCGTGCGCGTGTACGGCCGCGGGGTCATCGGTGGCATCGACTACCTTGCGATGGAGCATCTGGACGGGGTCGACCTCGGCACGATCCTGGTGCGTTTGCGACGCCTCAACGGGAAGGTGCCTCCCTCCGTTGCGGCCTTCATCGCCTGTGAAGTGGCCCGTGCCCTCGCCTACGCTCACAAGCTCTGTGACGAATCGGGGGAGCCGATGAACCTCATTCACCGCGACGTCAGCCCCGAAAACATCATGCTTTTGCGCGATGGCCGGGTGAAGCTGCTCGACTTCGGCATCGCTCTTTTCGATCAAAGGTCGCCGCGCTCGATCACGCAAGCGAAAACCTTCAAGGGAAAAGCGGCGTACAGCTCTCCCGAACAAGTGGCAGGCGACATCATCGACGACCGCTCGGACGTTTTTTCTTTGGGGGTCGTCATGTGGGAGATGCTCACGGGGCAGCGGCTCTTCGGAGGAGGCGATCATGCCACCACCGTTTCGCGGCTCATGCGCGCGGAGATCCCCCCCGTCTCTCGTTTTGCCCCCACCGTGTTTCCCACGCTCGAGGTGGTGGTGCAGCGCGCGTTGTCCCGATCTCTCGGGCGGCGATACCAAAGCGCGCACGCAATGGTCAAAGACCTCGAGGCGATCTTGATCGCTCACCCTCTGGATGCGCAACAGCTCCACAAGACGATCGAAGGCGCGCCCCTTACCGAGGCAGCCCCCGCCTTGGCAGAGGGGGACCCACGACGCGCAGCCGCATGCCTTCCACCCGCACGCGACGGCCACACCTCCTTTGGCGCCGCCTCGGCGCGGCGGGGCATCAGGCTGACGCTGTGCCTGGCAGCGCTCGTGGTGGCGGGTCTTGCGGCGTGGCCCTTCACCGCCAAGGGCAGACGACTCTTCGACGAACAGGCATTGGAGTTGCGCCCGTACGCCCCAAAGCCTCCGCCGGCGGCGCCCGCAGACGCGCGGAATTCCCCTCCGACGGTGCGTCCGCTCGCCCGCTGA
- a CDS encoding matrixin family metalloprotease, translating into MKTSRMAVGLSLVMGAALTLTSANSWAYSCITNSCSRYCDNPVPYKLGTPSADLGAQSSEAEVKKAMELWTKPACSSLKVQYGGTTSEAAGNANAVVAWVESGWSGGNGTIGTTTSRISGGCLRAHMRLNGVNFRWVPGNTASRSEVNAVTILAHEGGHYFGLGHSSVNGALMEASYGGGIIPLSADDEAGICKIYPGGGGAPTPDVPGTGGAPGSGGGNGAGGSPGTGGSNGGGTGDGTLCAPCQRKADCSTGFCLSNNQTGERFCSVACGGGCPSGWNCVPADNTGGVDVCVPPSLTCSGYMPPPAPNPGSGGSSGSGGSGGGMGAGGSSGGAAPMPGGGGMTANPCDNDDDCGSGQSCNASGQCVANDGGEIIAPDGEACDVNTDCQSRLCVEADGKSFCTRVCASNADCVSGFACRQRGNERVCLPVDEEAGSGGASGTAGQSGGGGQSAGAQGGAGQPSASAGDEGGSGCTMAGRSKPVGGAWILFFALVSGALVYRRLRRSGLAARV; encoded by the coding sequence ATGAAAACGTCTCGCATGGCCGTGGGACTCTCGCTGGTGATGGGTGCAGCCCTCACGTTGACGTCAGCCAACAGCTGGGCGTATTCCTGCATCACGAACAGCTGCTCGCGCTATTGCGACAACCCCGTGCCTTACAAGCTCGGAACCCCCTCCGCGGACCTTGGTGCCCAGAGCTCGGAGGCCGAAGTCAAAAAGGCGATGGAGCTTTGGACGAAGCCCGCGTGCTCGAGCCTCAAAGTCCAGTACGGCGGCACCACGAGCGAAGCCGCCGGCAACGCCAACGCGGTGGTTGCGTGGGTAGAGTCGGGCTGGTCAGGTGGCAATGGCACCATCGGCACCACCACCTCGCGCATCTCCGGGGGATGCTTGCGGGCCCACATGCGGCTCAACGGCGTCAACTTCCGCTGGGTCCCTGGCAACACGGCCAGCCGGTCCGAGGTGAACGCCGTCACGATTTTGGCCCACGAAGGCGGGCACTACTTCGGCCTGGGGCACTCGAGCGTCAATGGGGCCTTGATGGAAGCTAGTTACGGTGGCGGCATCATTCCCTTGAGCGCCGACGATGAAGCTGGCATTTGCAAGATCTACCCCGGTGGGGGCGGCGCTCCCACGCCGGATGTGCCCGGTACGGGGGGGGCTCCGGGCAGTGGGGGTGGGAACGGGGCCGGTGGGTCTCCCGGGACCGGCGGCTCGAACGGCGGGGGCACGGGCGATGGCACCCTCTGCGCGCCTTGCCAACGGAAGGCCGATTGCTCCACGGGCTTCTGCCTGTCGAACAATCAGACGGGAGAGCGCTTCTGCAGCGTCGCTTGCGGAGGCGGATGTCCCAGCGGATGGAACTGCGTTCCCGCCGACAACACGGGCGGCGTCGACGTGTGTGTGCCTCCTTCGCTGACTTGCTCCGGGTACATGCCGCCGCCTGCGCCGAACCCAGGCTCGGGCGGCTCGAGCGGTTCGGGCGGCTCGGGAGGGGGTATGGGTGCAGGAGGATCGTCCGGCGGGGCAGCTCCCATGCCGGGCGGGGGCGGCATGACCGCAAATCCGTGTGACAACGACGACGATTGCGGTTCGGGGCAAAGTTGCAACGCCTCGGGCCAGTGCGTTGCAAACGACGGCGGCGAGATCATCGCGCCGGATGGCGAAGCATGTGACGTCAATACGGACTGCCAATCCCGGCTGTGCGTGGAGGCCGATGGCAAGTCCTTTTGCACCCGCGTGTGCGCCTCGAACGCAGACTGCGTAAGTGGCTTTGCTTGCCGGCAACGTGGAAACGAGCGCGTGTGTTTGCCCGTCGACGAAGAGGCCGGCAGCGGGGGCGCAAGTGGCACGGCTGGTCAAAGTGGCGGTGGGGGTCAAAGTGCAGGCGCGCAGGGGGGCGCGGGTCAGCCTTCGGCTTCGGCAGGAGACGAGGGCGGCTCGGGCTGTACGATGGCCGGTCGATCGAAGCCTGTGGGGGGCGCGTGGATTTTGTTCTTCGCGTTGGTGAGTGGCGCTCTGGTGTATCGACGCCTTCGCCGCAGCGGCTTGGCGGCGCGCGTTTAG
- a CDS encoding DUF748 domain-containing protein, which yields METSRDTRSRDRAERTQARRARWPRWLAVAGLLVLSLLIVVRIVLDPLASWATRKALRDARGIDGAFADVSVGLFPPRYEITRLKVVNAAREDWDEPWVFAEQVRATLDGSALLRGKLRVTAEVRGPKLRVPGGPVAQVEPDASDKPLGEVLEALPPVSLTRLEVHDAEVLAKVPARPEEDRAKARRDAGGQREVARIWVHDVDVVVENVTTHAALADGQPVNVSMAGTIERSGQIQGFGTIDLFSEKPRFAGRFEMRELALTRLFDLLAPRTGMQASQGTLDLFVQVKAADGRIEGGIKPVLKNVEVEQAEEGWTNALKAWLVDQGIDLASDRVPGRNAVATTIPIRGSLERPDLQVWPAVLGVVRNAFVSALASGYFNVPPDVAKEDQGPLEQTVDAVTGQDPPKAQPKAK from the coding sequence ATGGAAACTTCCCGTGACACGAGGTCTCGCGATCGCGCCGAACGCACGCAGGCGAGGCGGGCGCGATGGCCGAGATGGCTCGCGGTGGCCGGGCTGCTCGTCCTGTCGCTGCTCATCGTCGTTCGTATCGTTCTCGATCCCCTCGCCAGCTGGGCGACCCGCAAGGCGCTGCGGGATGCCCGGGGGATCGACGGGGCCTTCGCAGACGTTTCGGTGGGGCTCTTTCCTCCCCGCTACGAGATCACAAGGCTTAAGGTCGTGAACGCCGCCCGCGAAGACTGGGACGAGCCCTGGGTGTTCGCCGAGCAGGTACGCGCGACTTTGGACGGAAGCGCGCTCTTGCGAGGCAAGCTGAGGGTGACGGCGGAGGTGCGAGGCCCAAAACTTCGTGTGCCTGGCGGGCCTGTGGCACAAGTCGAGCCGGACGCGAGCGACAAGCCCCTTGGGGAGGTGCTGGAAGCGCTGCCGCCGGTCAGTCTCACGCGGCTCGAGGTCCATGATGCGGAGGTCCTGGCGAAGGTCCCCGCTCGGCCGGAGGAGGACAGGGCGAAGGCGCGTCGAGATGCAGGGGGGCAGCGCGAGGTCGCTCGCATCTGGGTGCATGACGTCGACGTGGTTGTGGAGAACGTGACGACGCACGCCGCTTTGGCCGATGGTCAACCCGTCAATGTGTCGATGGCGGGAACGATTGAACGCTCGGGGCAGATCCAGGGCTTCGGAACGATCGACTTGTTCAGTGAAAAGCCGCGCTTTGCGGGACGCTTCGAGATGCGCGAGCTCGCCCTGACGCGCCTCTTCGATCTGCTGGCGCCGCGCACCGGTATGCAAGCCAGCCAGGGCACGCTGGACCTCTTCGTGCAAGTCAAGGCTGCAGACGGACGCATCGAAGGCGGTATCAAGCCTGTGCTGAAGAACGTCGAGGTGGAGCAAGCCGAAGAGGGGTGGACGAACGCGCTCAAGGCGTGGCTCGTCGACCAGGGGATCGACCTTGCGTCCGATCGGGTTCCCGGTCGAAACGCCGTGGCCACCACGATCCCGATTCGGGGCTCGCTCGAGCGCCCTGACCTTCAAGTGTGGCCTGCCGTGCTGGGTGTCGTCCGGAATGCGTTCGTTTCGGCGCTTGCGTCGGGCTACTTCAACGTGCCCCCGGACGTCGCCAAGGAAGACCAGGGGCCCTTGGAACAAACCGTGGATGCCGTGACGGGGCAAGACCCTCCGAAGGCGCAACCGAAAGCCAAATGA